The following are from one region of the Sandaracinus amylolyticus genome:
- a CDS encoding efflux RND transporter periplasmic adaptor subunit, with translation MIRLSRWRERATLLVIGAVLGGGAGALASASLRAEASGQSPPTTTVASAPARERVHLGQQLAQRAGIRVAAVEESSIAPGIEVVGAIALDPARVSDVGGRVVGRVAEYFVEHGDRVEAGAPLVRIETAELGDAIAEWLAALAELEAASARLERERGLATRQLATAGTVERAEAEEGALTARARGAEHRLLAMGLGRGELERVARGGRIDGITLRAPIAGEIIERTAMLGEVVEPTDPILRIAALDTVWVLLDVYERDLARVREGDDVEVRTETAQGTSIRGHVEHVDAIVDPETRTGRVRVSIDNADRVLRPGQYVYARLSRDAGARRGVLAPRSAILQLGGEPASFVAVGDEEYEVRPLRLGASLGDLVEVEAGLARGDRLVVDGAFALKSELQR, from the coding sequence ATGATCAGGCTTTCGCGATGGCGCGAGCGCGCGACGCTGCTCGTGATCGGTGCGGTGCTCGGAGGCGGCGCGGGCGCGCTCGCGAGCGCATCGCTGCGCGCCGAGGCGAGCGGGCAGTCGCCGCCGACCACGACGGTCGCGAGCGCACCGGCGCGGGAGCGCGTGCACCTCGGCCAACAGCTCGCGCAGCGCGCCGGCATTCGTGTCGCGGCGGTCGAGGAGTCGTCGATCGCGCCGGGCATCGAGGTCGTCGGCGCGATCGCGCTCGACCCCGCGCGGGTGTCCGACGTCGGCGGGCGCGTGGTGGGCCGCGTCGCCGAGTACTTCGTCGAGCACGGCGATCGCGTCGAAGCGGGCGCGCCGCTGGTGCGCATCGAGACCGCGGAGCTCGGTGATGCGATCGCCGAGTGGCTCGCTGCGCTCGCCGAGCTCGAGGCCGCGAGCGCGCGGCTCGAGCGCGAGCGTGGGCTCGCGACACGACAGCTCGCGACCGCGGGCACGGTGGAGCGCGCGGAGGCCGAGGAAGGCGCGCTCACCGCGCGCGCCCGGGGCGCCGAGCACCGCCTGCTCGCGATGGGCCTCGGCCGCGGCGAGCTCGAGCGCGTCGCGCGCGGCGGGCGCATCGACGGCATCACGCTGCGCGCGCCGATCGCCGGCGAGATCATCGAGCGCACCGCGATGCTCGGCGAGGTGGTCGAGCCCACCGATCCGATCCTGCGCATCGCGGCGCTCGACACGGTGTGGGTCCTGCTCGACGTGTACGAGCGCGACCTCGCGCGGGTGCGCGAGGGCGACGACGTCGAGGTGCGCACCGAGACCGCGCAGGGCACGTCGATCCGTGGTCACGTCGAGCACGTCGACGCGATCGTCGATCCCGAGACCCGCACCGGTCGCGTGCGCGTGTCGATCGACAACGCCGATCGCGTCCTGCGCCCCGGGCAATACGTCTACGCGCGGCTCTCGCGCGACGCCGGGGCACGACGCGGCGTGCTCGCGCCGCGCAGCGCGATCCTCCAGCTCGGCGGCGAGCCCGCGTCGTTCGTCGCGGTCGGCGACGAGGAGTACGAGGTGCGCCCGCTGCGGCTCGGCGCATCCCTCGGCGACCTCGTCGAGGTCGAGGCCGGGCTCGCGCGCGGCGATCGACTCGTCGTCGACGGCGCGTTCGCGCTCAAGAGCGAGCTCCAGCGCTGA
- a CDS encoding TolC family protein, producing MTSHDAGDVVPVPSSPPPGARSLRATVLAFGVSVAAIAAPIDVAAQPRVAEAEDESTDRRRTRWSLRAAAARAVEGAPRVQAARAQVGAARAHLAHRSVPVVGNPYVGVRALFGMPDQSAATYGVVVGLPFDLSGRRSAWSAEIDQLIEESEEIADAAANEARAEVASAYVDLAISQERLAVAEDRLRVADASHASVRARAEVSDATVLDVSLAASELGIARAEVADRRRVLLAAQATFRAALDLDPEVSPEVEPLAGAGPPDGVDLATAITLASERRAEPRAHQAAARRYRLSEDRLFAESIDLLLVGLEWESQGNQRTAHSWGVSASMGLPLIRTAQGERAVARGQSDLELELSVLADRRVEREAAAAWGALQTSLDHLRVIDEEALAAAERALAMSEELLAAGAVDLFRVLNARREVYALRAQRLDALRDAWNARIALERAIGGTWE from the coding sequence ATGACGAGCCATGACGCGGGCGACGTGGTGCCCGTGCCCTCCTCGCCTCCGCCCGGCGCTCGATCGCTGCGCGCCACGGTGCTCGCGTTCGGCGTGAGCGTCGCGGCGATCGCCGCACCGATCGACGTCGCGGCGCAGCCGCGCGTCGCCGAGGCCGAGGACGAGAGCACCGATCGCCGGCGCACGCGCTGGTCGCTGCGCGCCGCCGCCGCTCGCGCGGTGGAGGGCGCGCCGCGCGTGCAGGCTGCACGCGCGCAGGTCGGCGCGGCGCGCGCCCACCTCGCACATCGAAGCGTGCCGGTCGTCGGCAATCCCTACGTCGGCGTGCGCGCGCTCTTCGGCATGCCCGATCAGTCGGCCGCGACGTACGGCGTCGTGGTCGGGCTGCCCTTCGATCTCTCGGGCCGTCGGAGCGCGTGGTCGGCCGAGATCGATCAGCTGATCGAGGAATCCGAAGAGATCGCCGACGCCGCCGCGAACGAAGCGCGCGCCGAGGTCGCGAGCGCGTACGTCGATCTCGCGATCTCGCAGGAGCGCCTCGCGGTCGCCGAGGATCGACTGCGCGTGGCCGACGCGTCCCACGCGAGCGTGCGCGCCCGCGCCGAGGTCAGCGACGCGACGGTGCTCGACGTGTCGCTCGCCGCGTCCGAGCTCGGCATCGCGCGCGCCGAGGTCGCCGATCGCCGCCGCGTGCTGCTCGCTGCACAAGCAACGTTCCGCGCCGCGCTCGATCTCGATCCCGAGGTCAGCCCCGAGGTCGAGCCGCTCGCGGGCGCCGGCCCCCCAGACGGCGTGGATCTCGCCACTGCGATCACGCTCGCGAGCGAACGCCGCGCCGAGCCCCGAGCCCACCAGGCCGCCGCGCGTCGCTACCGCCTCAGCGAAGATCGCTTGTTCGCAGAGTCGATCGATCTCCTCCTCGTCGGGCTCGAGTGGGAGTCGCAAGGGAACCAGCGCACCGCGCACTCGTGGGGAGTGAGCGCGTCGATGGGACTGCCGCTGATCCGCACCGCGCAAGGAGAGCGCGCGGTCGCGCGCGGGCAGTCCGACCTCGAGCTCGAGCTGAGCGTGCTCGCCGATCGACGGGTGGAGCGCGAGGCCGCAGCCGCGTGGGGCGCGCTGCAGACGTCGCTCGATCACCTGCGCGTGATCGACGAGGAGGCGCTCGCCGCGGCGGAGCGCGCGCTCGCGATGAGCGAGGAGCTGCTCGCCGCGGGCGCGGTCGATCTCTTCCGCGTGCTCAACGCGCGACGCGAGGTCTACGCGCTGCGCGCGCAGCGCCTCGATGCGCTGCGCGACGCCTGGAACGCACGGATCGCGCTGGAGCGCGCCATCGGAGGAACGTGGGAATGA
- a CDS encoding AAA family ATPase, with translation MRRLHAARGATYYLDDSSAESGPLLVKVLDAPATTQALLELENELRLTRELAIPGVRRALRRGDVDGRPALWTTFFAGDTLERAFSDARQPLERVLEVGVRLADVLGALHAARIVHGHLSPRAIRVDATFRDIELSRLGLAHRLDVAAEPEGLAVAASDRAAYVAPEETGRMNRPVDWRADLYSLGAILYEMLTGAPALSAPSALELVHRLIATAPTPPHERDPQIPAQVSALVLKLLAKNAEDRYQSAEGLRVDLARCLDHVRRGEAIPTFALAERDVSARFRLTRRLYGRDAELAALRDAIDRIAAPEGGVELVLLAGRAGTGKSMLVREIERPLTTRHGRFIEGKFDQYQREVPFSALSRAFEQWVNLVLAEDDAELARQRARILEAASDLGGLLTRLVPDLELVIGPQPAVPEVGPSEALHRFQYVLRRFLASVADSTRPLVLFVDDLQWADSASLELLGTLATSGDARHLLIVGAYRDDEVPTGHPLTLLLDSLGRSSAPVTRIAIGPLAHDAVEQLVADTLSETPARVRPLAAHVAGETAGNALFVGQLLRAMVDEGTLAWSHAAARWEWSLDGHEGARRDVLDLIVAKVRRLPDATRELLVTSACLGTRVDAHVLAHLTDRTTIAVATELEPALREGVLLATGAGHRFLEAGLEIAGDLEAGYVFPHDRVQQAVYSLVAEDERETLHLGLGRRLASALDTRGADDRIFDVVHQLNRGRARLLDRAERRDLARLDLQAGLVAKRSAAYAAALEYLTIGIELLGGVAGGELAWSTDRALALQLHTEAAECAYLSSAIDRMEQHIDAVLTQAGGTSILETIRVYNLRVDAYTSQNRLNDAMKVGLEALAQLGVRFPREPKLPHVLAGLARTKITLVGKDVPKLATQRRMTDPHKLEAMLLLERMVPPAYMSGSPLFPLLVFAMVDLSVKYGNSPLSPFGYGSFAITLSGVLGDIRSGEVFGRTALATMHELGAQTYLAKVYFVLYVFITHWTQHLSTCVDPLLDAYHSGMKAGNLVGATWSAYYRLLWMHYCGHPLAELEREAATYSTIFAQLEQNAAFRRCDMLRQTLLNLMGRSAHPIEFRGETYDDSEIETLTAKGDDATSRFFFHSNKVMLGYLFDRADQAVHHGDRAKTLLESVTGLPDLPYWTFWDALARARASESARGKRSKALLGEARAHAAKLAKWGRFAPMNYQHKHDLVAAEIARIEGDATRARELYDLAIEGATAHGYAQEAALACELAARFHRGRARRELASWYLRRAHEGYLRWGAIAKADALEAAFPELAARAHETTSDEPRNVAADIDLASVVKATTAISGEIVLDRLAATLLEIAVENAGAQRGALVLWDESEGRVIARKDATGAVSTGLDLPIASGELPETAIAYVARSKRALVVGDALTETRFAHDPHVVQHGVRSMLCMPIVHQGALRAIVYLENNLAPDAFTPERLTLLGVLGGQIAISLDNAKLYRNLETALDKQTQLTQAYSRFTPKAFLDFLGAESILDVRLGDQRHGDMTVLFADIRSYTTLSESMSPDDNFRFINGFLSRMTPVIGEHAGVVSDFLGDGVMAFFPREPEDALRAAIAMQRALRAYNEERRAKKRMPITMGIGMHTGPLMIGVIGDRDRMDAALVSDTVNTAARMEGLTKELRVSIAASESTIARVDRAFERFGLRRVGDIRPKGKSQVVRVYECFDGDVDAGARAKRDHVAEFEAALAAFQRAEFADASGAFEKLLAAYEDDATAHRYLERAKEYGTRGVPEGWSGVEAMERK, from the coding sequence GGGCGCATGAATCGCCCGGTCGACTGGCGCGCCGATCTCTATTCGCTCGGCGCGATCCTCTACGAGATGCTCACCGGCGCACCGGCGCTCTCCGCGCCGAGCGCGCTCGAGCTGGTGCACCGACTGATCGCGACCGCGCCGACTCCACCGCACGAGCGCGATCCGCAGATCCCTGCGCAGGTCTCGGCGCTCGTCCTCAAGCTGCTCGCGAAGAACGCCGAGGATCGATATCAGTCGGCGGAAGGACTGCGCGTCGATCTCGCACGCTGTCTCGATCACGTGAGACGCGGAGAGGCGATTCCCACCTTCGCGCTCGCCGAGCGCGACGTCTCCGCGCGATTCCGACTCACGCGCCGGCTCTACGGGCGCGACGCCGAGCTCGCTGCGCTGCGCGACGCGATCGATCGCATCGCGGCGCCGGAGGGCGGGGTCGAGCTGGTGCTGCTCGCGGGCCGCGCCGGCACCGGCAAGTCGATGTTGGTGCGCGAGATCGAGCGCCCGCTCACCACGCGACACGGCCGCTTCATCGAGGGCAAGTTCGATCAGTACCAGCGCGAAGTGCCCTTCTCCGCGCTCTCGCGTGCGTTCGAGCAGTGGGTGAACCTCGTGCTCGCGGAGGACGACGCGGAGCTCGCGCGACAGCGCGCGCGCATCCTCGAGGCGGCGTCGGATCTCGGTGGGCTGCTCACGCGCCTGGTGCCCGATCTCGAGCTCGTCATCGGCCCCCAGCCCGCGGTGCCCGAGGTCGGCCCGAGCGAGGCGCTCCATCGATTCCAGTACGTGCTCCGTCGATTCCTCGCGTCGGTCGCCGACAGCACGCGTCCGCTCGTGCTCTTCGTCGACGATCTGCAGTGGGCCGACTCGGCGTCGCTCGAATTGCTGGGCACGCTCGCGACGAGCGGCGACGCGCGACACCTGCTCATCGTGGGTGCCTATCGCGACGACGAAGTGCCCACCGGACACCCGCTCACGCTCCTGCTCGACTCGCTCGGTCGCTCGAGCGCGCCGGTCACCCGCATCGCGATCGGGCCGCTCGCGCACGACGCGGTCGAGCAGCTCGTCGCCGACACGCTCTCCGAGACCCCGGCGCGGGTGCGCCCGCTCGCCGCGCACGTCGCCGGCGAGACCGCGGGCAACGCGCTCTTCGTGGGGCAGCTGCTGCGCGCGATGGTCGACGAGGGCACGCTCGCATGGAGCCACGCAGCGGCGCGCTGGGAGTGGAGCCTCGACGGCCACGAGGGCGCACGGCGCGACGTGCTCGACCTCATCGTCGCGAAGGTGCGGCGCCTTCCCGACGCGACGCGCGAGCTGCTGGTCACCAGCGCGTGCCTCGGCACCCGCGTCGACGCGCACGTGCTCGCGCACCTCACCGATCGCACCACGATCGCGGTCGCGACGGAGCTCGAGCCCGCGCTGCGCGAGGGCGTGCTGCTCGCGACCGGCGCGGGCCACCGCTTCCTCGAGGCCGGCCTGGAGATCGCAGGCGACCTCGAGGCCGGCTACGTGTTCCCCCACGATCGCGTGCAGCAGGCGGTGTACTCGCTGGTCGCCGAGGACGAGCGCGAGACGCTGCACCTCGGGCTCGGCCGTCGCCTCGCGAGCGCGCTCGACACCCGCGGCGCCGACGATCGGATCTTCGACGTCGTCCATCAGCTCAACCGCGGCCGCGCGCGCCTGCTCGATCGCGCGGAGCGTCGCGATCTCGCGCGCCTCGATCTGCAGGCGGGGCTCGTCGCGAAGCGCAGCGCCGCGTACGCCGCAGCGCTCGAGTACCTGACGATCGGCATCGAGCTCCTCGGGGGCGTCGCGGGAGGCGAGCTCGCGTGGTCGACCGATCGCGCGCTCGCGCTCCAGCTGCACACCGAGGCCGCGGAGTGCGCGTATCTCTCGAGCGCGATCGATCGCATGGAGCAGCACATCGACGCGGTGCTCACGCAGGCCGGTGGCACGTCGATCCTCGAGACGATCCGCGTCTACAACCTGCGCGTCGACGCGTACACGTCGCAGAACCGTCTGAACGACGCGATGAAGGTCGGGCTCGAGGCGCTCGCCCAGCTCGGCGTGCGCTTTCCGCGCGAGCCCAAGCTGCCGCACGTGCTGGCGGGGCTCGCGCGCACGAAGATCACGCTGGTCGGCAAGGACGTGCCGAAGCTCGCGACGCAACGTCGCATGACCGACCCCCACAAGCTCGAAGCGATGCTGCTGCTCGAGCGCATGGTGCCGCCCGCGTACATGAGCGGCAGTCCGCTCTTCCCGCTGCTCGTGTTCGCGATGGTCGATCTGAGCGTGAAGTACGGCAATTCGCCGCTCTCGCCCTTCGGATACGGCTCGTTCGCGATCACGCTCTCGGGCGTGCTCGGCGACATCCGCTCGGGCGAGGTGTTCGGTCGCACCGCGCTCGCGACGATGCACGAGCTCGGCGCGCAGACCTATCTCGCGAAGGTCTATTTCGTCCTCTACGTGTTCATCACGCACTGGACGCAGCACCTGTCGACGTGTGTCGACCCGCTGCTCGACGCCTATCACTCGGGCATGAAGGCCGGCAATCTCGTCGGCGCGACGTGGTCCGCGTACTACCGCCTGCTCTGGATGCACTACTGCGGTCATCCGCTCGCCGAGCTCGAGCGCGAGGCCGCGACCTACAGCACGATCTTCGCGCAGCTCGAGCAGAACGCCGCGTTCCGCCGCTGCGACATGCTGCGTCAGACGCTGCTCAACCTGATGGGCCGCAGCGCGCATCCGATCGAGTTCCGCGGCGAGACCTACGACGACAGCGAGATCGAGACGCTCACCGCGAAGGGCGACGACGCGACGTCGCGCTTCTTCTTCCACTCGAACAAGGTGATGCTCGGCTACCTGTTCGATCGCGCCGATCAGGCAGTGCACCACGGCGATCGGGCCAAGACGCTGCTCGAGTCGGTCACCGGCCTGCCCGACCTGCCGTACTGGACGTTCTGGGACGCGCTGGCGCGCGCCCGCGCGAGCGAGAGCGCGCGCGGCAAGCGCAGCAAGGCGCTGCTCGGCGAGGCGCGCGCGCACGCCGCGAAGCTCGCGAAGTGGGGCCGCTTCGCGCCGATGAACTACCAGCACAAGCACGACCTCGTCGCCGCGGAGATCGCGCGCATCGAGGGCGACGCGACGCGCGCGAGAGAGCTCTACGACCTCGCGATCGAGGGCGCGACCGCGCACGGCTACGCGCAGGAGGCGGCGCTCGCTTGCGAGCTCGCCGCGCGCTTCCATCGCGGGAGGGCGCGGCGCGAGCTCGCGTCGTGGTACCTGCGGCGCGCCCACGAGGGCTACCTGCGCTGGGGCGCGATCGCGAAGGCCGACGCGCTCGAGGCCGCGTTCCCCGAGCTCGCGGCGCGCGCGCACGAGACCACGAGCGACGAGCCGCGGAACGTCGCGGCCGACATCGATCTCGCGTCGGTCGTGAAGGCGACCACCGCGATCAGCGGTGAGATCGTGCTCGATCGACTCGCCGCGACGCTGCTCGAGATCGCGGTGGAGAACGCGGGCGCGCAGCGCGGTGCGCTGGTGCTCTGGGACGAGAGCGAAGGCCGCGTGATCGCGCGCAAGGACGCGACGGGCGCGGTCTCGACCGGCCTCGATCTCCCGATCGCGTCGGGCGAGCTGCCCGAGACGGCGATCGCGTACGTCGCGCGCAGCAAGCGCGCGCTGGTCGTCGGCGACGCGCTCACCGAGACGCGCTTCGCGCACGATCCGCACGTGGTGCAGCACGGCGTGCGCTCGATGTTGTGCATGCCGATCGTGCACCAGGGCGCACTGCGCGCGATCGTCTACCTCGAGAACAACCTCGCGCCCGACGCGTTCACGCCCGAGCGATTGACGCTGCTCGGCGTGCTCGGCGGACAGATCGCGATCTCGCTCGACAACGCGAAGCTCTACCGGAACCTCGAGACCGCGCTCGACAAGCAGACGCAGCTCACGCAGGCGTACTCGCGCTTCACGCCCAAGGCGTTCCTCGACTTCCTCGGCGCGGAGTCGATCCTCGACGTGCGGCTCGGCGATCAGCGCCACGGCGACATGACCGTGCTCTTCGCCGACATCCGCTCGTACACGACGCTCTCCGAGTCGATGTCGCCCGACGACAACTTCCGCTTCATCAACGGGTTCCTCTCGCGGATGACCCCGGTGATCGGCGAGCACGCGGGCGTGGTCAGCGACTTCCTCGGCGACGGAGTGATGGCGTTCTTCCCGCGCGAGCCCGAGGACGCGCTGCGCGCCGCGATCGCGATGCAGCGCGCGCTGCGCGCCTACAACGAGGAGCGTCGCGCGAAGAAGCGCATGCCGATCACGATGGGCATCGGCATGCACACCGGGCCGCTGATGATCGGCGTGATCGGCGATCGCGATCGCATGGACGCGGCGCTGGTCTCGGACACGGTGAACACCGCGGCGCGCATGGAGGGGCTCACCAAGGAGCTCCGCGTCTCGATCGCGGCGAGCGAGAGCACGATCGCGCGCGTCGATCGCGCGTTCGAGCGCTTCGGTCTCCGCCGCGTCGGCGACATCCGGCCCAAGGGCAAGTCGCAGGTCGTGCGCGTCTACGAGTGCTTCGACGGCGACGTCGACGCAGGGGCGCGCGCCAAGCGCGATCACGTCGCGGAGTTCGAGGCCGCGCTCGCCGCGTTCCAGCGCGCCGAGTTCGCAGACGCCAGCGGCGCGTTCGAGAAGCTGCTCGCGGCGTACGAGGACGACGCGACCGCGCATCGATATCTCGAGCGCGCGAAGGAGTACGGCACGCGCGGCGTGCCCGAGGGGTGGAGCGGCGTCGAGGCGATGGAGCGCAAGTAG
- a CDS encoding efflux RND transporter permease subunit, with amino-acid sequence MLERITDLSVAQRVLMVVLGLAVLISGFWAVPRLPVDAVPDVTNVQVVVLTEASGLSAEEMERFVTFPVEMAMTGLPGLTELRSVTRGGLSAVTIVFDEGVDVWFARQLVTERVREVEADIPPEFGRPQLAPVSTGLGEIYQFVLRSDQRSSMELRSMLQWEISPRLRSVPGVIEVNAMGGAAKEFQVVIDPRRLAAYGLTLGQVLESLERGNASVGGGWIERGPEQYVIRGEGLLRDVAEIGSVVVSADDDGTPILVQQLSEVREGAALPYGVVTQNGEGEAVTGIVLMLIGQNSREVVSRVHEEMARIRAELPDDVEVDVVYDRASFIERTLKTVATNLIEGLVLVAIVILVFLRSWRAALLVTLGIPFAMILAVWGMIALGVDGSLMSLGAIDFGLLVDGPIVMVEAVMARLAIEDLSKRSRVETIRDAIRQVARPVAFSVLIILLVYVPLLSLEGTEGKMFRPMATTMALALGGSVVFALLVFPAGAALFLKGGGHHHGGFLGWLERRYTTLVERAVRARGPLVGLAVALLVCTIPIGGSLGADFVPRIDEGDIVVAIRRIPSLGLSEARRLDLEVERVLARFPEVVSQIGMTGRSEVATDPVGMDNTDILVRLRPKEEWTTAHDLDALGEAMKTAIESEVPSTFVSISQPIEDRTNEMISGSRADVAILLFGDDLERMSSIGRRIGSVLRSVPGAGDVRVERALGMPMLLVRPDRTRLARYGMHSEEVLAAVEASRQGRLVGHVFEGQRRMALRVLLPPIEQSLEGFRALPVGTSDGTLVPIGQVASVVEGDGPSQISRQSLRRRLRIEVNIRGRDLISFVDDARAAVSREIELPDGYDLEWGGQFENFQRASARLGIVVPIALAIIFVMLFFAFGDVRYALAVFPGVPFALIGGVAALAARGMPFSIPAAVGFIALCGIAVLNGVVMASEVKRRIEGGAGVEDAIRSGAIAVLRAVLLTATVAAIGFLPMAISGSAGSEVQRPLATAVMGGVVSSTLLGLFVLPALLSYALRGTKSQATTEGPYRDPS; translated from the coding sequence ATGCTCGAGCGCATCACGGATCTCTCGGTCGCGCAGCGCGTGCTGATGGTCGTGCTCGGCCTCGCCGTGCTGATCAGCGGGTTCTGGGCGGTGCCGCGTCTCCCCGTCGACGCGGTGCCCGACGTGACGAACGTGCAGGTCGTCGTGCTCACCGAGGCGAGCGGTCTGTCCGCCGAGGAGATGGAGCGCTTCGTCACGTTCCCGGTCGAGATGGCGATGACCGGCCTGCCCGGCCTGACCGAGCTCCGCTCGGTCACGCGCGGCGGGCTCTCCGCGGTCACGATCGTCTTCGACGAAGGCGTCGACGTCTGGTTCGCACGGCAGCTCGTCACCGAGCGAGTGCGCGAGGTCGAGGCGGATATTCCCCCGGAATTCGGGCGTCCTCAGCTCGCGCCGGTCTCGACCGGGCTCGGCGAGATCTACCAGTTCGTGCTGCGCAGCGATCAGCGGAGCTCGATGGAGCTGCGCTCGATGCTGCAGTGGGAGATCTCTCCGCGCCTGCGCAGCGTGCCCGGCGTGATCGAGGTCAACGCGATGGGCGGCGCGGCCAAGGAGTTCCAGGTCGTGATCGATCCCCGTCGCCTCGCGGCGTACGGGCTCACGCTCGGCCAGGTGCTCGAGTCGCTCGAGCGCGGCAACGCGAGCGTCGGCGGTGGATGGATCGAGCGCGGCCCCGAGCAGTACGTGATCCGCGGCGAGGGCCTGCTGCGCGACGTCGCGGAGATCGGCTCGGTCGTGGTCTCCGCCGACGACGACGGCACGCCGATCCTGGTGCAACAGCTCAGCGAGGTGCGCGAGGGCGCCGCCCTGCCCTACGGCGTCGTCACCCAGAACGGCGAAGGCGAGGCCGTCACCGGCATCGTGCTGATGCTGATCGGCCAGAACTCGCGCGAGGTCGTGTCGCGCGTGCACGAGGAGATGGCGCGCATCCGCGCCGAGCTCCCCGACGACGTCGAGGTCGACGTCGTCTACGACCGCGCGAGCTTCATCGAGCGCACGCTGAAGACCGTCGCGACGAACCTGATCGAGGGCCTGGTCCTCGTCGCGATCGTCATCCTCGTCTTCCTGCGCTCGTGGCGCGCCGCGCTCCTCGTCACGCTCGGCATCCCGTTCGCGATGATCCTCGCGGTGTGGGGCATGATCGCGCTCGGCGTCGACGGCAGCCTCATGTCGCTCGGCGCGATCGACTTCGGACTGCTGGTCGACGGACCGATCGTGATGGTCGAGGCGGTGATGGCGCGCCTCGCGATCGAAGATCTCTCGAAGCGCTCCCGCGTCGAGACGATCCGCGACGCGATCCGCCAGGTCGCGCGGCCCGTCGCGTTCTCGGTGCTGATCATCCTGCTCGTCTACGTGCCGCTGCTCAGCCTCGAGGGCACCGAGGGCAAGATGTTCCGGCCGATGGCGACCACGATGGCGCTCGCGCTCGGCGGCTCGGTCGTGTTCGCGCTGCTCGTGTTCCCCGCGGGCGCAGCGCTCTTCCTGAAGGGCGGCGGGCACCACCACGGCGGCTTCCTCGGCTGGCTCGAGCGTCGCTACACGACGCTGGTCGAGCGCGCGGTGCGGGCGCGTGGACCGCTCGTCGGTCTCGCAGTGGCCCTCTTGGTCTGTACCATTCCGATCGGCGGCTCGCTGGGCGCCGACTTCGTCCCCCGCATCGACGAGGGCGACATCGTGGTCGCGATCCGTCGCATCCCGAGCCTCGGCCTGAGCGAGGCGCGACGGCTCGATCTCGAGGTCGAGCGGGTGCTCGCGCGCTTCCCCGAGGTGGTCAGCCAGATCGGCATGACCGGCCGCTCCGAGGTCGCGACCGATCCCGTCGGCATGGACAACACCGACATCCTCGTGCGGCTGCGCCCGAAGGAGGAGTGGACCACCGCGCACGATCTCGACGCGCTCGGCGAGGCGATGAAGACCGCGATCGAGTCCGAGGTGCCCTCGACGTTCGTCTCGATCTCGCAGCCGATCGAGGATCGCACCAACGAGATGATCTCGGGCTCGCGCGCCGACGTCGCGATCCTGCTCTTCGGCGACGACCTCGAGCGCATGAGCTCGATCGGGCGGCGCATCGGATCGGTGCTGCGCAGCGTGCCGGGCGCGGGCGACGTGCGGGTCGAGCGCGCGCTCGGGATGCCGATGCTGCTGGTGCGCCCCGATCGCACGCGCCTCGCGCGCTACGGGATGCACAGCGAAGAGGTGCTCGCAGCGGTCGAGGCATCGCGCCAGGGCCGGCTCGTCGGGCACGTGTTCGAGGGCCAGCGCCGCATGGCGCTGCGCGTGCTGCTGCCGCCGATCGAGCAGTCGCTCGAGGGCTTCCGCGCGCTGCCGGTCGGCACGTCGGACGGAACGCTGGTGCCGATCGGTCAGGTCGCGAGCGTGGTCGAGGGCGATGGTCCCTCGCAGATCAGCCGGCAGAGCCTGCGGCGGAGGCTGCGCATCGAGGTGAACATCCGCGGGCGCGATCTGATCAGCTTCGTCGACGACGCGCGCGCCGCGGTGTCGCGCGAGATCGAGCTGCCCGACGGCTACGATCTCGAGTGGGGCGGACAGTTCGAGAACTTCCAGCGCGCGAGCGCGCGCCTCGGGATCGTCGTGCCGATCGCGCTCGCAATCATCTTCGTGATGCTCTTCTTCGCGTTCGGCGACGTGCGCTACGCGCTCGCGGTGTTCCCGGGCGTGCCCTTCGCGCTGATCGGCGGCGTCGCGGCGCTCGCAGCGCGCGGCATGCCGTTCAGCATCCCGGCGGCGGTCGGGTTCATCGCGCTCTGCGGCATCGCCGTGCTCAACGGCGTGGTGATGGCGAGCGAGGTGAAGCGACGCATCGAGGGCGGCGCGGGCGTGGAGGACGCGATCCGCAGCGGCGCGATCGCGGTGCTGCGCGCGGTGCTGCTGACCGCGACGGTCGCGGCGATCGGGTTCCTGCCGATGGCGATCTCGGGGTCGGCGGGCAGCGAGGTGCAGCGCCCGCTCGCGACCGCGGTGATGGGCGGTGTGGTGTCGAGCACGCTGCTCGGGCTCTTCGTGCTGCCGGCGCTGCTCTCGTACGCACTGCGCGGCACGAAGTCGCAGGCGACCACCGAAGGACCTTATCGCGATCCCTCGTGA